From Uloborus diversus isolate 005 chromosome 8, Udiv.v.3.1, whole genome shotgun sequence, a single genomic window includes:
- the LOC129227880 gene encoding zinc finger protein 271-like: protein MRIHSGEKPYCCECCSKTFSQASDLKRHMRIHSGEKPYCCECCSKTFSLASDLKKHRRIHTGEKPYSCECCPKTFSHSSHLKQHRRIHTGEKPYTCECCSISFSRSSTLKQHMRIHSGEKPYCCECCSKTFSLASVLKQHMRIHTGKKLYSCGRCSKAFSQSSTLKHHMRIHTGEKPYSCECCPKTFSQASTLKQHMRIHTGEKPYSCECCSMAFSRASNLKQHRRIHTGEKPYSCECCSMSFSRSSDLTKHMRIHTGEKPYSCECCSMSFSEASDLKKHMRIHTGEKPYSCEYCSMTFSLSSNLKKHIRIHTGEKPYCCECCSKAFSHSSALKRHRRIHKGEKRILVNIVR, encoded by the coding sequence ATGAGAATCCACAGTGGTGAAAAACCGTATTGTTGCGAATGCTGTTCGAAGACATTTTCTCAAGCTTCAGATTTAAAGCGACACATGAGAATCCACAGTGGTGAAAAACCGTATTGTTGCGAATGTTGTTCGAAGACATTTTCTCTAGCTTCAGATTTAAAGAAACACAGGAGAATCCACACTGgggaaaaaccgtattcttgtgaatgTTGTCCGAAGACATTTTCTCACTCTTCACATTTAAAGCAACACAGGAGAATCCACACTGGGGAAAAACCATATACATGCGAATGCTGTTCAATATCGTTTTCTCGGTCTTCAACTTTGAAACAACACATGAGAATCCACAGTGGTGAAAAACCGTATTGTTGCGAATGTTGTTCGAAGACATTTTCTCTAGCTTCAGTATTAAAGCAACACATGAGAATCCACACTGGCAAGAAACTATATTCTTGCGGAcgttgttcaaaggcattttctcagTCTTCAACTTTGAAACACCACATGAGAAtccacactggcgaaaaaccgtattcttgtgaatgTTGTCCGAAGACATTTTCTCAAGCTTCAACTCTAAAGCAACACATGAGAAtccacactggcgaaaaaccatattcttgcgaatGCTGTTCAATGGCATTTTCTCGAGCTTCAAATTTAAAGCAACACAGGAGAAtccacactggcgaaaaaccatattcttgtgaatgcTGTTCAATGTCATTTTCTCGATCTTCAGATTTAACGAAACACATGAGAAtccacactggcgaaaaaccatattcttgtgaatgcTGTTCAATGTCATTTTCTGAAGCTTCAGATTTAAAGAAACACATGAGAATCCACACTGGTGAAAAGCCGTATtcttgtgaatattgttcaaTGACATTTTCTCTgtcttcaaatttaaagaaacacaTCAGAAtccacactggcgaaaaaccgtattGTTGTGAATGTTGTTCGAAGGCATTTTCTCACTCTTCAGCTTTAAAGAGACACAGGAGAATCCACAAAGGCGAAAAACGTATTCTTGTGAATATTGTACGATGA